In Vigna radiata var. radiata cultivar VC1973A chromosome 3, Vradiata_ver6, whole genome shotgun sequence, the following proteins share a genomic window:
- the LOC106757002 gene encoding cation/H(+) antiporter 15-like, producing the protein MTDTIPACYNVSIVNSNQFWKTDKVLKTELPIIAIQIVFVVGLSRIFSIIYKPLHQTRLISQIAVGFLLTPPLLGRFTPIFEFIFPVNGIVNVEILSHIGLIYYAFLSGLEMNLNTILHVKRKAASIAIAGIIFPVLVAPWLYGLFRKVYGHIMMFPLEESTSNAYILWTLILTVTSFPVVAHTLSELKLLYTGLGKAALTASMIGDTYSWILFTLFVPFSINGKGAIYTVLCTIIFVVVCIFVVRPIIQWFIDHKADKDEWNDNQLLFIFMGVLACSCISDFLGAHAIVGAFVFGLILPHGKFAEMVNSISDDFVAGFLILSTLFVTLFFGMRTRDGLTLGLILNNKGAMALIMLNIAWDRTIFSVPTYAVITSAVLLMTILVSPVINAIFKPRQRFEQNKLKTIQKLRVDSELRLITCIHNTRQAANMISIIECFNAMRVSPVHVFALYLVELTGRAAALVAAHIGKPNNQPGEQNLTRSQEELESIHNAFDALGEAYDAIRVETLNVVSAYATIHEDIYHSADEKRTSLILLPFHKQLTLEGTLEVTNVVYKDINQNVMQGAPCSVGIFVDRDFGSVPKMNLHVRVIFVGGPDDREALAIAWRMAGRSGTKLSMVRILLLGEAAEVDASAHDEAQEILSAVIDTDKQKELDDEYINTFRLIAVNNNDSISYSEIDVHSGEDIPVILNEIEKFGCDLYIVGQGNCRNSKVFTNLLEWCECLELGVIGDILVSNNFGSRSSVLVVQQYGYGGMIFGNNLNHKATSKGMFESVV; encoded by the exons aTGACGGACACGATACCGGCATGTTACAACGTGTCTATAGTTAATTCTAATCAATTTTGGAAAACTGACAAAGTCTTGAAAACAGAGCTTCCTATTATCGCCattcaaattgtttttgttgttgggtTATCTCGTATCTTTTCCATAATCTACAAACCTTTGCATCAAACTCGTCTCATTTCACAAATCGCt GTTGGTTTCCTACTAACACCGCCATTACTAGGAAGATTCACGCCCATTTTTGAGTTCATTTTTCCGGTAAACGGGATTGTGAATGTGGAGATCCTTTCACACATTGGTCTTATTTATTATGCATTCCTTAGTGGATTAGAGATGAACTTAAATACCATTCTACACGTGAAAAGGAAAGCTGCAAGCATTGCAATTGCTGGGATAATCTTTCCCGTGCTCGTTGCACCATGGTTATATGGTTTGTTTCGAAAAGTTTATGGACATATTATGATGTTTCCCCTTGAGGAAAGTACAAGTAATGCTTATATACTTTGGACTTTAATTCTCACCGTTACAAGTTTTCCTGTAGTAGCACATACACTTTCTGAGCTTAAGCTCCTCTATACTGGTCTTGGAAAAGCGGCCTTAACAGCATCCATGATTGGTGACACCTATAGTTGGATTCTTTTCACTTTATTTGTTCCATTTTCAATTAATGGTAAAGGAGCTATCTACACTGTGCTATGCACGATAATCTTCGTTGTTGTGTGCATCTTTGTGGTACGTCCAATCATTCAATGGTTTATTGATCATAAGGCAGACAAAGATGAATGGAATGATAACCAATTGCTCTTTATATTCATGGGCGTTTTAGCTTGTTCATGCATTTCAGATTTTCTCGGTGCACATGCCATTGTTGGGGCTTTTGTTTTTGGACTAATTTTACCTCATGGGAAATTTGCTGAAATGGTCAACTCAATTTCAGATGATTTTGTTGCCGGCTTTTTA ATTTTAAGCACTTTATTTGTTACTTTATTCTTCGGTATGCGTACTCGAGATGGTTTGACTTTGGGCTTGATTTTGAACAATAAAGGCGCCATGGCATTAATAATGCTGAACATTGCTTGGGATAGAACG ATATTTTCTGTACCTACCTATGCCGTTATAACTTCTGCTGTTCTTCTAATGACCATACTTGTGTCTCCCGTCATCAATGCCATTTTCAAACCAAGACAGAGATTTGAACAAAACAAGCTAAAGACCATACAAAAACTAAGGGTTGATTCAGAGCTCCGACTTATAACATGTATTCATAATACTCGCCAAGCTGCAAACATGATTAGCATAATTGAATGTTTTAATGCCATGAGAGTTTCCCCTGTGCATGTTTTTGCCTTGTACCTTGTTGAACTTACTGGACGTGCTGCTGCCCTAGTTGCTGCACATATAGGGAAGCCTAACAACCAACCTGGAGAACAAAACTTAACTAGGTCTCAAGAAGAGTTAGAAAGCATTCACAATGCATTTGATGCTCTTGGAGAGGCATATGATGCTATTAGAGTTGAGACCTTAAATGTGGTGTCAGCATATGCAACTATTCATGAGGACATATATCACTCAGCAGATGAGAAACGCACAAGCttaattcttcttccatttcacaAACAATTAACTTTAGAAGGTACTTTAGAAGTAACTAATGTTGTATACAAAGATATAAACCAAAATGTAATGCAAGGTGCTCCCTGCTCTGTGGGAATATTTGTTGATCGTGATTTTGGGTCAGTTCCCAAAATGAACCTTCATGTTCGTGTGATTTTTGTTGGTGGTCCTGATGATCGTGAAGCCTTGGCCATTGCATGGAGGATGGCAGGACGTTCAGGAACAAAGCTCTCAATGGTTCGAATACTTCTGTTAGGTGAAGCAGCAGAAGTAGATGCTTCAGCTCACGATGAAGCACAAGAGATATTATCTGCAGTTATAGACACAGATAAGCAAAAAGAGTTAGATGATGAATATATAAACACATTCAGACTTATAGCGGTTAACAATAACGATTCAATATCCTACTCAGAGATCGATGTTCATAGTGGTGAAGATATTCCTGTAATCCTCAACGAGATAGAAAAATTTGGATGTGATCTTTACATAGTTGGACAAGGGAATTGTAGGAACTCTAAGGTATTCACAAATTTGCTAGAGTGGTGTGAGTGCTTGGAACTTGGAGTTATAGGGGACATTTTGGTGTCAAATAATTTTGGTTCACGCTCGTCTGTGCTAGTTGTTCAACAATATGGCTATGGAGGAATGATTTTTGGAAATAATCTAAACCACAAGGCCACTAGCAAAGGCATGTTTGAGTCTGTTGTTTGA
- the LOC106757225 gene encoding uncharacterized protein LOC106757225 isoform X1 yields the protein MEKASTKSALKFVKNTSQSAAQWSSTNSRGMTKDVLKDKFYDKTKVTNMASRRSPPKESTLAPPKSPPRSPPKENTKPQEFKLHTQERAVKRAMFNYAVTTKFYIMELQKKQEERLQKLIEEEEVRLLRKEMVPRAQLMPYFDKPFFPQRSSRSVPRESCLHMMSSKCWSCSVGNEIYSLHHYGHQALKPIK from the exons ATGGAGAAAGCAAGCACTAAATCTGCTTTGAAG TTTGTGAAGAACACTTCTCAGTCTGCAGCTCAATGGAGCAGTACTAATTCTAGAGGAATG ACAAAAGATGTGCTCAAAGACAAGTTCTATGACAAGACTAAAGTAACTAACATG GCTTCAAGAAGGTCTCCACCCAAAGAAAGTACATTG GCTCCACCAAAGTCTCCACCAAGGTCTCCACCCAAAGAAAATACTAAGCCACAGGAATTCAAACTCCACACTCAAGAAAGAGCTGTCAAGCGTGCAATGTTCAATTATGCT GTGACAACAAAATTCTATATCATGGAGCTGCAAAAGAAACAAGAGGAGAGGCTGCAAAAG TTGATTGAAGAGGAAGAGGTTCGTTTGCTAAGGAAGGAAATGGTTCCAAGAGCTCAATTGATGCCTTATTTTGATAAGCCATTCTTCCCACAAAG ATCAAGCAGGAGTGTTCCAAGAGAATCGTGCCTCCACATGATGAGCAGCAAGTGCTGGAGCTGCAGCGTTGGCAATGAAATTTACAGCTTGCACCACTATGGTCACCAAGCTCTCAAACCCATCAAGTAG
- the LOC106757225 gene encoding uncharacterized protein LOC106757225 isoform X2 → MEKASTKSALKFVKNTSQSAAQWSSTNSRGMASRRSPPKESTLAPPKSPPRSPPKENTKPQEFKLHTQERAVKRAMFNYAVTTKFYIMELQKKQEERLQKLIEEEEVRLLRKEMVPRAQLMPYFDKPFFPQRSSRSVPRESCLHMMSSKCWSCSVGNEIYSLHHYGHQALKPIK, encoded by the exons ATGGAGAAAGCAAGCACTAAATCTGCTTTGAAG TTTGTGAAGAACACTTCTCAGTCTGCAGCTCAATGGAGCAGTACTAATTCTAGAGGAATG GCTTCAAGAAGGTCTCCACCCAAAGAAAGTACATTG GCTCCACCAAAGTCTCCACCAAGGTCTCCACCCAAAGAAAATACTAAGCCACAGGAATTCAAACTCCACACTCAAGAAAGAGCTGTCAAGCGTGCAATGTTCAATTATGCT GTGACAACAAAATTCTATATCATGGAGCTGCAAAAGAAACAAGAGGAGAGGCTGCAAAAG TTGATTGAAGAGGAAGAGGTTCGTTTGCTAAGGAAGGAAATGGTTCCAAGAGCTCAATTGATGCCTTATTTTGATAAGCCATTCTTCCCACAAAG ATCAAGCAGGAGTGTTCCAAGAGAATCGTGCCTCCACATGATGAGCAGCAAGTGCTGGAGCTGCAGCGTTGGCAATGAAATTTACAGCTTGCACCACTATGGTCACCAAGCTCTCAAACCCATCAAGTAG